From the Salvelinus fontinalis isolate EN_2023a chromosome 35, ASM2944872v1, whole genome shotgun sequence genome, one window contains:
- the LOC129834885 gene encoding solute carrier family 25 member 44-like: MQQNRNIQIIEWEDLDKRKFYSFGVFMTMTIRATVYPATLIRTRLQVQKGKSLYNGTFDAFFKILRAEGVRGLYRGFMVNTFTLISGQAYITTYELVRKYVSNYSKDNTVKSLVAGGAASLVAQTITVPIDVISQQLMMQGQGKHLTRFRVKLKTEADGKTKMAFGQTRNMIAQIFAADGFRGFYRGYVASLLTYIPNSAVWWPFYHFYAEQLSKMAPSDCPHLLLQAMAGPLAAATASTVTNPMDVVRARVQVEGRTSVIETFRHLLAEEGFWGMTKGLSARIISSIPTAIVMVVGYETLKRVSLRPELVDSRHW; this comes from the exons ATGCAACAGAACAGGAACATCCAGATCATTGAATGGGAGgacctggacaagaggaagtTCTACTCCTTCGGGGTATTCATGACCATGACCATCCGGGCCACCGTCTACCCGGCCACCCTCATCCGCACCAGGCTGCAAGTGCAGAAGGGCAAGTCGCTCTACAACGGGACCTTCGATGCCTTCTTCAAGATCCTGCGGGCCGAGGGCGTGCGGGGCCTCTACCGCGGCTTCATGGTCAACACCTTCACTCTCATATCGGGCCAGGCTTACATCACCACCTACGAGCTGGTGAGGAAATACGTCTCCAACTATTCCAAGGACAATACCGTCAAGTCTCTGGTGGCTGGTGGCGCGGCGTCCCTGGTCGCACAAACCATCACTGTCCCCATAGACGTGATTTCCCAGCAGCTGATGATGCAGGGCCAAGGGAAGCACCTGACTCGCTTCCGGGTCAAGCTCAAAACGGAGGCCGACGGGAAGACCAAAATGGCATTTGGCCAAACCAGGAACATGATTGCTCAGATCTTTGCGGCCGACGGTTTCCGAGGCTTCTACAGGGGATATGTGGCCTCCCTTCTAACATACATCCCAAATAGCGCGGTCTGGTGGCCTTTTTATCACTTTTACGCAG AACAGCTATCCAAAATGGCGCCCAGTGACTGCCCTCATCTACTACTCCAAGCCATGGCCGGACCACTAGCTGCTGCGACTGCATCCACTGTCACCAACCCCATGGATGTGGTCAGAGCTAGAGTGCAG GTTGAAGGCAGGACCTCCGTCATCGAGACGTTCAGGCACCTGCTGGCAGAGGAGGGATTCTGGGGGATGACCAAAGGGCTGTCTGCACGCATCATATCCTCCATTCCTACCGCCATCGTTATGGTCGTGGGCTACGAAACCCTCAAGAGAGTGAGCTTGAGACCGGAGCTGGTCGACTCCAGACACTGGTAG
- the LOC129834887 gene encoding cellular retinoic acid-binding protein 1 encodes MTNFAGTWKMRSSENFDELLKALGVNAMLRKVAGAAASKPHVEIRQNGEQFYIKTSTTVRTTEINFLIGQEFNEETVDGRKCKSLATWETESKMYCRQTLLDGNGPRTFWTRELKGDELILTFGADDVVCTRIYVRENK; translated from the exons ATGACCAATTTCGCAGGCACTTGGAAAATGAGAAGCAGTGAGAATTTTGATGAACTACTCAAAGCACTTG GCGTCAATGCTATGTTGAGGAAGGTGGCTGGTGCCGCGGCGTCCAAACCTCACGTGGAGATCAGGCAGAATGGGGAGCAGTTCTACATCAAGACCTCCACCACCGTGCGCACCACCGAGATCAACTTCCTCATAGGCCAGGAGTTCAATGAGGAGACAGTAGATGGCAGGAAGTGCAAG AGCCTGGCCACATGGGAGACCGAGAGCAAAATGTACTGCAGGCAGACTCTCCTGGATGGCAACGGCCCAAGGACCTTCTGGACCAGAGAGCTGAAGGGAGATGAACTCATACTG ACCTTTGGGGCAGACGACGTGGTTTGCACACGGATTTACGTACGAGAAAATAAATAA